One segment of Desulfonauticus submarinus DNA contains the following:
- a CDS encoding ACP S-malonyltransferase gives MTLFEGALLFPGQGSQEKGMGRDLAEFWPEAMDLWKIGEKISGFPLREIYWDGEAKDQAKTIYLQPAMTVVNLSLWFYLKSHLKPLSLAGHSLGEYSALVAAKVIEVQDALKLVSIRGKLMQEAGTFSPGAMVAVLKMPLSQLENLVSKLAEKGTILIANYNTYTQYVVSGEINLIDELVNNLKSYKGVRAIKLPVNGAFHSPLMREASLELAKEIEKVHFSSPDFPVYLNSTGEKELNPDRIKTVLKEQMISSVFWIQSIENMYKQGIYSYLEIGPKNVLSKMTAQILADKTDVKVYKCSNLKESKSFAEVK, from the coding sequence ATGACTTTATTTGAAGGAGCTCTTTTATTTCCTGGTCAAGGTTCACAGGAAAAAGGAATGGGAAGGGACTTAGCAGAATTTTGGCCAGAGGCCATGGATCTTTGGAAAATAGGAGAAAAAATTTCTGGTTTTCCTCTTAGAGAAATATATTGGGACGGGGAAGCAAAAGATCAAGCAAAAACTATTTACCTTCAACCTGCAATGACTGTTGTTAATTTATCTCTTTGGTTTTATTTAAAATCACATTTGAAACCCTTAAGCCTGGCTGGACATAGTCTGGGTGAGTACTCAGCTCTTGTTGCAGCTAAGGTTATAGAAGTACAAGATGCTCTTAAACTAGTCAGTATTAGAGGCAAATTAATGCAAGAAGCAGGAACTTTTTCTCCAGGGGCTATGGTGGCTGTCTTAAAAATGCCTCTTTCCCAATTAGAAAATTTGGTTTCTAAGTTAGCTGAAAAAGGCACTATTTTAATTGCTAATTATAATACTTATACTCAATATGTTGTTAGTGGAGAAATTAATCTCATTGATGAATTAGTGAATAATCTAAAATCTTACAAAGGAGTTAGAGCTATTAAACTTCCTGTAAATGGAGCTTTTCATTCTCCCTTAATGCGAGAAGCATCTCTGGAACTTGCAAAAGAAATAGAAAAAGTTCATTTTTCTTCTCCTGATTTTCCCGTTTATCTTAACTCCACAGGAGAAAAAGAATTAAATCCAGATAGAATTAAAACAGTTTTAAAAGAGCAAATGATATCTTCTGTGTTTTGGATTCAAAGTATAGAAAATATGTATAAACAAGGAATTTATTCTTATTTAGAGATAGGACCCAAAAATGTACTAAGTAAAATGACAGCGCAAATATTAGCAGATAAAACAGACGTAAAAGTTTATAAATGTTCTAATTTAAAAGAAAGCAAATCTTTTGCTGAGGTTAAATAA
- the rsmG gene encoding 16S rRNA (guanine(527)-N(7))-methyltransferase RsmG, translated as MSIFNLISLEQKQQIEYFIELILKWNSKVNLVGFKNREDILNYLISDSLFLADFFKKSLVFKSKKLTFIDLGAGAGLPGIPFRIIHKAGDYYLVEIRKKRAIFLKNVIFKLQLSNTYVLEELAQNLFEYHYSADIIIARAFKPYLQVLKIAYPLLKKRKGRVVILANKPKPKKLPSNWQLETVYSYQIEEKSRYFWSFKPNI; from the coding sequence ATGAGTATATTCAATTTAATTTCTTTAGAACAAAAGCAACAAATAGAGTATTTTATTGAATTAATATTAAAATGGAATAGTAAAGTAAATCTTGTTGGCTTTAAAAATAGAGAAGATATTCTAAATTATTTAATTAGCGATAGCTTATTTCTAGCTGACTTTTTTAAAAAGAGTCTTGTTTTTAAAAGTAAGAAATTGACTTTTATAGATTTGGGTGCAGGTGCAGGACTTCCAGGAATACCTTTTAGGATAATACATAAAGCTGGAGATTATTATTTAGTAGAAATAAGAAAAAAAAGAGCAATTTTTTTAAAAAATGTTATTTTTAAATTGCAACTTTCTAATACTTATGTATTAGAAGAATTAGCTCAAAATTTATTTGAATATCATTATTCTGCTGATATAATTATTGCTAGAGCTTTTAAACCTTATCTCCAAGTATTGAAAATAGCCTATCCTCTTTTAAAAAAAAGAAAGGGTAGGGTAGTAATATTGGCTAATAAACCAAAGCCAAAAAAACTTCCCAGTAATTGGCAGTTAGAAACAGTTTATTCTTATCAAATAGAAGAGAAAAGTCGTTATTTTTGGTCTTTTAAGCCAAACATTTGA
- a CDS encoding 23S rRNA (pseudouridine(1915)-N(3))-methyltransferase RlmH has translation MKLTYNIKIIRVGKIKNKYFYNASKLYFDRIKNICNIKEIIIKEVKAKNFSTIINQEGKNIINKIDKKDFIILLDEKGKLFNSIEFSKVIDNICTQQKIPCFIIGGSYGNSQQIKNKADLLISLSPLTFCHELAYVVLLEQIYRSLTIIIGHPYHNE, from the coding sequence ATGAAGCTAACATATAATATAAAAATTATTCGAGTAGGTAAAATAAAAAATAAGTATTTTTATAATGCATCAAAATTATATTTTGATAGGATAAAAAATATATGTAACATAAAAGAAATAATAATAAAAGAAGTTAAGGCAAAAAACTTTTCTACTATTATAAACCAAGAAGGTAAAAATATAATTAATAAAATAGATAAAAAAGATTTTATAATACTACTAGATGAAAAAGGAAAACTATTTAACAGTATAGAATTTAGTAAAGTTATAGATAATATATGCACTCAACAAAAAATACCTTGTTTTATAATAGGTGGATCATATGGTAATAGCCAACAAATTAAAAATAAAGCTGACTTATTAATATCTTTATCTCCATTAACATTTTGTCATGAGTTAGCTTATGTTGTACTATTAGAACAAATATATAGAAGTTTAACTATTATTATAGGTCATCCTTATCATAATGAGTAA
- the sucD gene encoding succinate--CoA ligase subunit alpha yields the protein MKLNEHKSKLLLSQYNIPIPNGCLVYPKDINDFQTNFDFPWVIKAQVLTGGRGKAGGIKIVSNKNEFLTESKKILNMKIKGENVPFLRIEQTISIQKEFYISFSICRNKKAVVFTTGKEGGINIEESGKENLLIQKIDLNYGIKDFQIKNSFFHLKQDKNIFNSYYQLIKKIYNLFIQNKALLVEINPMVLTLENNFVALDAKIELDDSYVDICPELNKYYSPEHKTKIENTAREFGLSFHKLNGFVGMIVNGAGLAMATMDILNFSNLPPANFLDLGGGATPERMEKAFSLLFQDKDVKIIFINIFGGILSCDKVAKALASVLTSPPPKKIVIRFSGFKSQEARQIIKKLNFSNIFLASDLEEAVSILAKQTKTSLNLQFSKCFTENKQIKDSTPLSSTFPLNQYSQVLVQGITGKEGTLHTKQMLEYGTKIVAGVTPFKENETVFGVPVFNSVHNACKQFKIDASIIFVPAKFAPDAILEAIDANIPYIVCITEGIPQQEMLKIIPYLKNSNSILIGPNTPGLIIPNQIKIGIMPHNIFRQGNIAVLSRSGTLTYECVYQLNKIGLGQSICIGIGGDPFVGTNFKEIIPFLEKDSTTQALLVLGEIGGNAEEDLSFYLKKINFSKPCFAFIAGQTAPPGKRLGHAGAILEGESTLQDKLKTLKENNFILCSQLNTIAQTIQSYLHT from the coding sequence ATGAAATTAAATGAGCATAAAAGTAAACTTTTACTTTCGCAATACAATATTCCAATTCCTAATGGCTGTTTAGTATATCCAAAAGATATAAATGATTTTCAAACAAACTTTGACTTTCCTTGGGTTATAAAAGCTCAAGTATTAACTGGAGGAAGAGGAAAAGCAGGTGGTATTAAGATAGTTTCAAATAAAAATGAATTTTTAACAGAATCTAAAAAAATTTTAAATATGAAAATAAAAGGAGAAAATGTTCCTTTTTTAAGGATAGAACAGACTATTTCTATTCAAAAAGAGTTCTATATATCTTTTAGCATATGCAGAAATAAAAAAGCTGTTGTTTTTACAACTGGCAAGGAAGGAGGAATAAATATAGAAGAAAGTGGAAAAGAAAATTTATTAATTCAAAAAATAGATTTAAATTATGGAATAAAAGACTTTCAAATAAAAAATAGTTTTTTCCATTTAAAACAAGATAAAAATATATTTAATTCTTATTATCAACTTATAAAAAAAATATATAATTTATTTATACAAAATAAGGCATTATTAGTAGAAATAAATCCTATGGTTTTAACATTAGAAAATAATTTTGTAGCATTAGATGCTAAGATAGAACTTGATGATAGTTATGTAGATATTTGTCCAGAGTTAAATAAATATTACTCTCCAGAGCATAAAACCAAAATAGAGAATACTGCCCGAGAATTTGGATTAAGTTTCCATAAATTAAATGGATTTGTTGGGATGATTGTAAACGGTGCAGGATTGGCCATGGCTACCATGGATATATTAAATTTTTCTAATCTTCCTCCTGCAAATTTTTTAGACTTAGGTGGAGGAGCAACTCCAGAACGAATGGAAAAGGCATTTTCTCTTCTTTTCCAAGACAAAGATGTGAAGATAATTTTTATCAACATTTTTGGTGGTATCCTTTCATGTGATAAGGTTGCAAAAGCATTAGCATCTGTACTTACTTCTCCTCCTCCTAAAAAAATAGTAATAAGGTTTTCTGGTTTTAAAAGCCAAGAAGCAAGACAAATTATAAAAAAATTAAATTTCTCAAATATTTTCTTAGCTTCTGATTTAGAAGAAGCTGTTTCTATTTTAGCAAAACAGACCAAAACAAGTCTTAATTTGCAATTTTCTAAATGTTTTACTGAAAATAAACAAATAAAAGACAGCACCCCCTTATCTTCTACTTTTCCCCTTAACCAATATTCTCAAGTATTAGTTCAAGGCATAACAGGGAAAGAAGGGACATTACATACTAAGCAAATGTTAGAATATGGAACCAAAATAGTGGCAGGTGTCACTCCTTTTAAAGAAAATGAAACTGTATTCGGTGTTCCAGTATTTAATTCAGTGCATAATGCGTGCAAACAATTCAAAATTGATGCTAGTATTATTTTTGTTCCAGCTAAATTTGCTCCTGATGCAATTTTAGAAGCTATAGATGCCAATATTCCCTATATTGTATGCATAACAGAAGGTATACCACAACAGGAAATGTTAAAAATCATTCCTTACCTTAAAAACTCTAATAGTATTTTAATAGGACCTAATACTCCAGGATTAATAATACCTAATCAAATTAAAATAGGAATAATGCCCCATAATATCTTCAGACAAGGCAATATTGCAGTTTTATCACGTTCAGGCACACTTACTTATGAATGTGTATATCAACTAAACAAAATCGGGCTTGGACAATCTATATGTATAGGCATAGGAGGTGATCCTTTTGTAGGAACAAACTTTAAAGAAATCATTCCTTTTTTAGAAAAAGATTCCACTACTCAAGCTCTTTTAGTCTTAGGAGAAATAGGAGGAAATGCAGAAGAAGATTTAAGTTTTTATTTAAAAAAGATTAATTTTTCTAAGCCATGTTTTGCTTTTATTGCCGGACAAACTGCCCCTCCAGGAAAACGTCTAGGGCATGCTGGAGCTATATTAGAAGGAGAAAGCACTTTGCAAGATAAACTAAAAACTCTTAAAGAAAATAATTTTATTTTGTGTTCCCAATTAAATACTATAGCTCAAACAATACAATCATACTTACATACTTAA
- the lysA gene encoding diaminopimelate decarboxylase — MHYFEYKNGELYVEDISVKKLVQEYDTPLYIYSAKTFKRHFKAFDSAFEGLKHLTCYSVKANSNLCILKLLGQLGSGMDIVSGGELFRALKAGIEPKKIVYSGVGKREHEIREALLADILMFNVESEAELIKINKVASEMNKIARVSLRINPNVNPETHPYISTGLEKNKFGIPEDYALEIYKLAHNLSNIEPVGIDCHIGSQLTSISPFLDALDKILDLYLKLLDLGIKIQYLDLGGGLGIQYKEEAPPHPIEFGKALKKRLQNKNITLILEPGRVIAGNAGILVTKVLYTKKAPKKNFIIVDAAMNDLIRPSLYGSYHKIEPVIQSSAQQTIVADVVGPICESGDFLAQDRKLPKLKEGDLLAVFSAGAYGFTMSSQYNSRPRAAEILVDKDKIILARRREVYMDLINLEDNCI; from the coding sequence ATGCATTACTTTGAATACAAAAATGGTGAACTTTATGTAGAAGATATTAGTGTTAAAAAATTGGTTCAAGAATATGACACTCCTCTATATATTTACTCTGCAAAAACTTTTAAAAGGCACTTTAAAGCCTTTGACTCTGCCTTTGAAGGGTTAAAACATTTAACCTGTTATTCTGTAAAAGCAAATTCTAATTTATGTATTTTAAAGTTATTGGGCCAGTTAGGATCTGGAATGGATATAGTATCTGGAGGAGAATTATTTAGAGCATTAAAAGCTGGAATAGAACCTAAAAAAATAGTTTATTCTGGTGTGGGAAAAAGAGAACATGAAATACGAGAAGCTTTACTAGCAGATATTCTTATGTTTAACGTAGAATCAGAAGCAGAACTTATAAAAATCAATAAAGTTGCTTCTGAAATGAATAAAATTGCAAGAGTAAGTTTAAGAATAAACCCTAATGTTAATCCTGAAACTCATCCTTATATCTCTACAGGCTTGGAAAAAAATAAATTTGGCATACCAGAAGATTATGCTCTAGAAATATACAAACTTGCTCACAATCTTTCTAATATAGAACCAGTGGGCATTGACTGTCATATTGGTTCTCAACTTACTTCTATTTCTCCTTTTTTAGATGCCCTTGATAAAATTTTAGATCTTTATTTAAAATTATTGGATCTAGGGATTAAAATCCAATATTTAGATTTAGGAGGAGGACTTGGAATTCAATATAAAGAAGAAGCTCCTCCCCACCCTATAGAATTTGGTAAAGCCCTAAAAAAGCGTCTGCAAAATAAAAATATTACGTTAATTTTAGAACCTGGAAGAGTAATTGCAGGAAATGCAGGCATTTTAGTAACAAAAGTACTTTATACAAAAAAAGCTCCTAAAAAAAACTTCATTATTGTAGATGCTGCTATGAATGATTTAATACGCCCTTCTCTTTATGGTTCTTATCATAAAATAGAACCTGTTATTCAATCCTCTGCTCAACAAACTATTGTGGCTGATGTAGTTGGACCTATTTGTGAGTCAGGTGATTTTCTCGCCCAAGATAGAAAACTACCTAAATTAAAAGAAGGAGATTTATTAGCTGTATTTTCTGCTGGAGCATATGGTTTTACTATGTCTTCTCAATATAATTCTAGACCAAGAGCTGCTGAAATATTAGTAGATAAAGACAAAATTATATTGGCTAGAAGAAGAGAAGTTTATATGGATTTAATTAATTTGGAAGATAATTGTATTTAA
- the mutS gene encoding DNA mismatch repair protein MutS, protein MSKKNFNYPSKLKLTPMLEQYLGIKQNYQDCLLFFRMGDFYELFFEDAKIAARELQIALTSRNPNADTKIPMCGVPHHAVNEYLKKLLNKGYKIAICDQVEDPKLAKKIVKREVTKVLTPGTVVEDLNLESKNNNFLVSIFWNEKKQQGAIAWADFSTGFWTGIQTSSLEEIWQWLFKLNPNEILVPDNFNLPIKNHNIFKDKIRILPKSSYYSLNTGTELLYKAEQITSLKTLDLEDKPELVRVCGSILSYHLQTQKTNKFHLHSFTVLNPTNYLILDEITERNLELFTLLDGKKGPGTLIYILDNTLTPMGGRLLKERLSKPWRKVKIITQHQEVVSFFYTSDELRNEIRSLLNKVYDLERLAIRIFLSKTTPKDLVSLKETLTILPQVHLLLKKQKNIPHFLIQNYKKWDNLEDIKEILEKAILDNPSPLITEGNIFKLGFDKQLDDLIDLTEHGEQKLKELLKKEQEKHNIPQLKLGYNKVFGYYLELSKVHKDKVPSYFERKQTLVNSERFITPELKELEDKILIASEKRKLREYELFQSLRDQLAQQKDRFLFMAKQIAELDYWQSLAETARKWGWTKPEITTSLELEIKQGRHPSIEGVIGKNNYIPNDIILSNEAKLLIITGPNMAGKSTILRQTAIICILTQMGSFVPASYAKIGITDRIFSRVGASDNLAQGQSTFMVEMTETARILRLAGRKSLVILDEIGRGTSTFDGMALAWAVAEELSKRQVRTLFATHYHELTQLEQEYPNIRNFNIAVKEWKGEIIFLRKLIPGPADKSYGIEVAKLAGVPNQVIARAKEILNALEQKEAEIKKKIIQKNLLSFLPKTKNFNQKIATHPILEELKHIDPNNLTPIMALNILNSWKQKWGKYEN, encoded by the coding sequence ATGAGTAAAAAAAATTTTAACTACCCTTCTAAATTAAAATTAACGCCAATGCTTGAACAATACCTGGGTATAAAACAAAATTACCAGGATTGTTTGTTATTTTTTCGAATGGGAGATTTTTATGAACTTTTTTTCGAAGACGCAAAAATAGCTGCCCGGGAATTACAAATAGCTCTTACTTCTCGTAATCCAAATGCTGATACTAAAATACCCATGTGTGGAGTTCCCCATCATGCAGTTAATGAATATTTAAAAAAACTTTTAAATAAAGGATACAAAATAGCAATTTGTGATCAAGTAGAGGATCCTAAACTAGCTAAAAAAATTGTTAAGAGAGAAGTAACCAAAGTTTTAACCCCAGGAACTGTTGTAGAAGATTTAAATCTTGAATCCAAAAACAATAACTTTTTAGTCTCCATTTTTTGGAATGAAAAAAAACAACAAGGTGCAATTGCTTGGGCAGATTTTTCCACAGGATTTTGGACAGGTATCCAAACCTCTAGTTTAGAAGAAATTTGGCAATGGTTATTTAAGTTAAATCCTAATGAAATACTTGTCCCTGATAATTTTAATCTTCCCATAAAAAACCACAATATTTTTAAAGACAAAATTCGTATTCTTCCTAAATCATCTTATTACTCTTTAAATACAGGTACTGAGCTTCTTTATAAAGCAGAACAAATAACATCTTTAAAAACTTTAGATTTAGAAGATAAACCAGAGCTTGTAAGAGTATGCGGAAGTATTTTGTCTTATCATTTACAAACCCAAAAAACTAATAAGTTTCATCTTCACTCTTTTACAGTATTAAATCCAACTAATTATTTAATTTTAGATGAGATTACAGAAAGAAACTTGGAATTATTTACTCTTTTAGACGGAAAAAAAGGACCTGGAACCTTAATCTATATTTTAGACAATACACTTACTCCAATGGGCGGGCGTCTATTAAAAGAACGTTTATCTAAGCCTTGGCGTAAAGTTAAAATTATTACTCAACATCAAGAAGTTGTTTCCTTTTTTTATACATCAGATGAATTAAGAAATGAAATAAGATCACTTTTAAACAAAGTATATGATTTAGAAAGATTAGCAATACGTATTTTTCTTTCTAAAACAACGCCAAAAGATTTAGTATCATTGAAAGAAACTTTAACAATATTGCCTCAAGTCCATTTACTTTTAAAAAAACAAAAAAATATTCCTCATTTTTTAATACAAAATTATAAAAAATGGGATAATTTAGAAGATATAAAAGAAATTTTGGAAAAAGCTATTTTAGATAATCCCTCTCCTCTTATTACTGAAGGTAATATTTTTAAATTAGGATTTGATAAGCAATTAGATGATTTAATAGATCTTACTGAACACGGAGAACAAAAATTAAAAGAATTATTAAAAAAGGAACAAGAAAAACACAATATACCTCAGCTAAAGTTAGGATATAATAAAGTATTTGGATATTATTTAGAACTTAGTAAAGTTCATAAAGATAAAGTTCCATCCTATTTTGAACGAAAACAGACTTTAGTAAATAGTGAAAGATTTATTACTCCAGAACTAAAAGAATTGGAAGATAAAATTCTTATTGCTAGTGAAAAAAGAAAACTTAGAGAATATGAACTGTTTCAATCTTTAAGAGATCAATTGGCACAACAAAAAGATCGTTTTTTATTTATGGCCAAACAAATTGCAGAATTAGACTATTGGCAATCACTAGCAGAGACAGCTCGTAAATGGGGATGGACAAAGCCTGAAATTACAACCTCTTTGGAGCTAGAAATTAAACAAGGTAGGCATCCAAGTATTGAAGGAGTAATTGGTAAAAATAACTATATTCCTAATGACATTATTTTGTCCAACGAAGCGAAATTGCTTATCATTACAGGACCTAATATGGCTGGAAAATCTACAATCTTACGGCAAACAGCAATTATTTGCATTCTTACTCAGATGGGATCTTTTGTTCCTGCTTCATATGCCAAAATAGGAATTACTGACCGAATTTTTTCTAGAGTAGGTGCTTCAGATAACCTCGCTCAAGGACAATCTACCTTTATGGTTGAAATGACTGAAACTGCTAGGATTTTAAGATTAGCAGGAAGAAAAAGCTTAGTTATTTTAGATGAAATAGGAAGGGGAACAAGTACTTTTGATGGCATGGCTTTAGCGTGGGCAGTGGCAGAAGAATTAAGTAAACGCCAAGTAAGAACTTTATTTGCAACACATTATCATGAACTAACCCAATTGGAACAAGAATATCCTAATATTAGAAATTTTAACATTGCAGTAAAAGAATGGAAAGGCGAAATTATTTTTTTACGAAAACTCATTCCAGGTCCTGCTGATAAAAGTTATGGTATTGAAGTTGCTAAATTAGCTGGAGTACCTAATCAAGTTATTGCAAGAGCAAAAGAAATTCTTAACGCTTTAGAACAAAAAGAAGCTGAGATAAAAAAGAAGATTATTCAAAAAAACCTTTTATCTTTTCTTCCAAAAACAAAAAATTTTAACCAAAAAATAGCCACACACCCTATTTTAGAGGAACTAAAACATATAGATCCAAATAATCTAACACCAATAATGGCTTTAAATATTTTAAATAGTTGGAAACAAAAATGGGGAAAATATGAAAATTAA
- a CDS encoding tetratricopeptide repeat protein gives MIFFKKFLNKIFFKRQIDLFPRQIKKKNQLWYLPAGEDTIAAINQLSAVVKDNPDAIEIYLALGNLFRAQSELERAILIRQSIIARPNLQPAFKARAWYELGIDYKRAGLVDRAIYALKQAEKIAGKNKEILEILAKIYAQSGDFKQAAYYYNQLNNNIAYAHYLIKWARHNKQNNREKLKLIKKALEAYIGSPEAWLELLLIYWQTKQIKDFKSNLKKALSSVHSSINFTILEGIYQQFKDNTKEDISPFVEIIHDIITNVITTINKDILLTYYNARFLLLIDEKEKSRIWLDKTLLLDSEFWPARLILLQLDMDKQALSQNFKTHLNFFISKAFKVKHFICKRCGLKRENLFFLCPRCASWHSITFRKNLNE, from the coding sequence ATGATTTTTTTTAAAAAATTTTTAAATAAAATTTTCTTTAAAAGACAGATAGATTTATTCCCAAGACAAATAAAAAAGAAAAATCAGCTATGGTATCTCCCTGCAGGAGAGGATACCATAGCTGCTATTAATCAATTAAGTGCAGTTGTAAAAGATAATCCCGACGCCATAGAAATATACCTTGCTTTGGGTAATCTTTTTAGAGCCCAAAGTGAATTAGAACGTGCTATTTTAATCCGTCAAAGCATAATAGCTAGACCTAATCTTCAACCAGCTTTTAAGGCAAGAGCATGGTATGAACTTGGGATAGATTACAAAAGAGCTGGACTTGTTGATAGAGCCATTTATGCTTTAAAACAAGCAGAAAAAATTGCTGGCAAAAATAAAGAAATATTAGAAATTTTAGCTAAAATTTATGCTCAAAGTGGTGATTTTAAGCAAGCAGCTTATTATTATAATCAATTAAATAACAATATAGCTTATGCTCATTACCTCATAAAGTGGGCCAGACATAATAAGCAAAATAACCGAGAAAAATTAAAATTAATAAAAAAAGCTTTAGAAGCTTATATCGGTAGTCCAGAGGCATGGTTAGAATTACTTTTAATATATTGGCAAACCAAACAAATAAAAGATTTTAAATCTAATTTAAAAAAAGCTTTATCTTCAGTTCATTCTAGTATTAACTTCACAATTTTAGAGGGCATATATCAGCAATTTAAAGATAACACAAAAGAAGATATTAGTCCTTTTGTTGAGATTATACATGATATTATCACTAATGTTATAACAACAATAAATAAAGATATTTTATTAACCTATTATAATGCAAGATTTTTATTATTAATTGACGAAAAAGAAAAATCACGAATTTGGTTAGATAAGACATTATTATTAGATTCTGAATTCTGGCCAGCACGTTTAATCTTGTTACAGTTAGATATGGATAAACAAGCACTGTCCCAAAATTTTAAAACACATCTTAATTTTTTTATTTCAAAAGCATTTAAAGTTAAACATTTTATTTGTAAAAGGTGTGGTTTAAAGCGAGAAAATTTATTTTTTTTATGTCCTAGATGTGCTTCTTGGCACTCTATTACATTTCGTAAAAATCTAAATGAGTAA
- a CDS encoding LapA family protein yields MRYIKVIFLIALFFFSMLFFIQNTELISTTISLKLDIFGNTFATPNIPVYLLILLAFVLGALFTLIYLISDRMKLSKQVKEYRQKISELEKELTSLRNIPLNDNDYVAPNTTEGS; encoded by the coding sequence ATGCGTTACATTAAAGTTATCTTTTTAATTGCCTTGTTTTTCTTTTCAATGCTTTTTTTTATTCAAAACACTGAATTAATTAGTACAACTATATCTCTCAAGTTAGATATTTTTGGAAACACCTTTGCCACCCCTAATATTCCTGTTTATCTTTTAATTTTATTAGCTTTTGTTTTAGGAGCCCTATTTACTTTAATTTACCTTATCTCTGATAGAATGAAACTTAGTAAACAAGTTAAAGAATATCGTCAAAAAATAAGTGAATTAGAAAAAGAATTAACGTCTCTTAGAAACATACCTTTAAATGATAATGATTATGTTGCTCCAAATACTACAGAAGGGTCCTAA
- a CDS encoding HIT family protein yields MRTLWAPWRIEYILGPKPDECVFCIPKTKEQDEERLILHRAEHCFVVMNKYPYMSGHIMVTPYRHVSCLSELTDVESQEIMSYLKICTNILKQVFNPNGINIGLNIGEAAGAGIEEHLHFHILPRWIGDHSFMAVINETSVIPEHLKKTYKKLKPFFNKI; encoded by the coding sequence ATGCGGACTTTATGGGCGCCATGGAGAATAGAATATATCTTAGGTCCCAAGCCAGATGAATGCGTATTTTGCATACCCAAGACAAAGGAACAAGATGAAGAAAGATTGATTTTACATCGTGCAGAGCACTGCTTTGTAGTAATGAATAAATATCCATATATGAGCGGACATATCATGGTAACCCCCTATAGACATGTTTCTTGTCTTAGCGAACTAACAGATGTAGAATCCCAAGAAATTATGTCTTATTTAAAAATTTGTACTAATATATTAAAGCAAGTATTTAATCCTAATGGAATTAATATTGGTCTAAATATAGGCGAAGCTGCAGGTGCAGGCATAGAAGAACATCTCCACTTCCACATTTTACCTAGGTGGATAGGAGATCATTCTTTTATGGCTGTAATCAATGAAACATCTGTGATTCCCGAACATTTAAAAAAAACATATAAAAAGTTAAAACCTTTTTTTAATAAAATTTAA
- a CDS encoding amino acid ABC transporter ATP-binding protein → MKSKFIIDIQNVYKFFHNVVALKNVSLQIKPKEKVVIIGPSGSGKSTLLRTINRLEKIDKGKIIVDGFDITDPKCDINKIRMEVGMVFQNFNLFPHKTVLQNITMAPIKLKKIPLKEANNIAFSLLKKVGIEDKAHVYPAQLSGGQQQRVAIARALAMKPKVMLFDEPTSALDPEMIGEVLEVMINLAHEGMTMVVVTHEMGFAREVADRVVFMDEGEILEVGSPEHFFMNPEHPRTKKFLSQIL, encoded by the coding sequence ATGAAAAGTAAATTCATTATAGATATCCAAAATGTTTACAAATTTTTTCATAATGTAGTAGCATTAAAAAATGTTTCTTTACAGATTAAACCCAAAGAAAAAGTAGTAATAATAGGACCCAGTGGCTCTGGTAAATCCACTCTTCTTAGAACAATCAATAGATTGGAAAAAATAGATAAGGGTAAAATAATTGTCGATGGTTTTGATATCACAGATCCCAAATGCGACATTAATAAAATAAGAATGGAAGTCGGGATGGTGTTCCAAAATTTTAATCTTTTTCCTCATAAAACGGTTTTACAAAACATTACTATGGCTCCAATAAAATTAAAAAAAATACCACTAAAGGAAGCCAATAACATTGCCTTTTCACTTTTAAAAAAAGTAGGAATAGAAGATAAAGCTCATGTCTACCCTGCTCAACTTTCTGGTGGACAACAACAAAGAGTGGCTATTGCTAGAGCACTAGCAATGAAACCTAAAGTTATGCTATTTGACGAGCCAACTTCTGCCTTAGACCCTGAGATGATTGGAGAAGTATTAGAAGTCATGATCAATTTAGCGCATGAAGGAATGACAATGGTGGTAGTAACGCACGAAATGGGTTTTGCTAGGGAAGTGGCCGACAGAGTAGTATTTATGGATGAGGGGGAGATTTTAGAAGTTGGTTCTCCTGAGCACTTTTTTATGAATCCAGAGCATCCCAGAACTAAAAAGTTTTTGAGTCAGATTTTATAG